The DNA region atgttTTTAGGAAATTATCGAATTCCCCGTTCTCATGATAAATGCTTCTACATTGCAAACTGAGGCTATTTTCCATCGCTATGTTCGTCCTACTGTTAATCCAACATTAAGCGATTTTTGTACAGAAGTAAGTAGAATTTGAAAAACTTGCTTTTTTCCTTGATAAAGCTCCAATTGGAGGATCGTAGTGTAGGAATCTATCTCTCATATGAAATGTTGACTAATCAGTTACTCATAATGACTTCCGTTACTCTAGATAAATCACTTACTAAGACACTTAGTTAATATAGTTTCTCGCAATGCTTCAAGTTGGCTTCAGTCTTCTTTTTTATCTCCTACAATGGGTTATTAACGACGCGCTAACAAGTATTGCAATATTAAAAGACTGGTAATAAGTAATGCACTATTTATTTGACAATAATCAGTTTGATATGGCCAGTACTTCATTTAAAGTTAGCTGAATATATTAAGAATCGTTATAAATTGAAAATGATTTCACGACTTCTTCCAAACGAATTTCTTTTCTTGTTTTCAAATCAAAGTTAAGCGCTTATACTGGTCTAAAACATTGGATACTATCATCATATTATACAGGTACTATAATTTGTAAAGCTGTCGTTTTTGTGTTTTTCATACACACTATaagtcaatgtatattttatgataattatttctcatttttcttaacaatttgtctataaaattaattaatgtatATATCCTTCTCCAAGATGATCATTTCCTTCATCGATTGTAGCAAATTCATTTTCTActgttaaataatttatattattgattactacacttaattaatttaaagatttacaatattcaattatattgtggttattttttatatattacttacttacgtacttacgcctgttactcctaatgcagcataggccgccgaccagcattctccaacccactctgtcctgggccttcttttctaattccatccaattcttgttcatttttctcatgtctatctccattatccggggtaatgtgttctttggtcttcctcttttcctttggccttgaggattccatatgagggcttgtcttgtgacgcagttgggtgctttcttcaatgtgtgtcctatccactcccagcgcttcttcctgatttcttcctccactgggatctggtttgttctttcccacagtaggttgttgctaatagtattttgcgtagacaactgttaataaacacttatatcttctggatgatggctttcgtagttctccaggttttccaccccatacagtagaactgtcttgacatttgtattgagaaccctgaccttggtgttggttgacagttgttttgagttccagatgttcttcagttgtaaatatgctgctcttgctttaccgatccgcgctttcacatctgcatcaggcccaccatgttcatcaatgatgctgcccaaatatgtaaaggcttttacatcttccaaatcttctccgtcaattgtgattggattggtgcattctgtgttgtatcggagaatcttgcttttcccattgtgtatattgagacctactgctgctgaggctgctgctacaatggtcgttttctcctgcatttgttgttgcgtttgggatagaagggccagatcatctgcgaagtctagatcgtccaactgcatcctagatgtccactgtatcccgtgtttcccttcagatgttgaccttttatatatatatatatatatatatatatatatatatatatatattgctaatTATTTATTAGTCCTCAAAAATTAAATTGTCAATTCAGTGTAGCTTTTTAATGGAGCCATACTTCTACACAGTTTTACATTAACAAACATGTATCGTACATTATTGATCTTATTACATCAATCAATATATCAATcagatttattgattatttaaattcctataattttttatttcaacatGTATTTTTAACaacaaaattttttttgaatTAATACTATCACTAAATACAtagaattttcattatttttcataataatttaacttattaaaaaaattagttttatcaataaaatttaataaaatgataatgCAAATGTGAAACCTACTTtcatattgattaaataaaaatatgtcaCTAATTAAAGGAAATAAATCGCGGAGAATTcctcgtcgtgcattatttgctgacgctgggactggttggagagttggtcagtgtatgatatggtgtcgtggtatggaaGAAAGCTGCACAGAACTAGCATCTGTTGGACCTTCGcgactccctggttggagtCCTAGAGATGGCGAAACACAGTGGCtaaagacgttatcagatatggctcagaatagaagccagtggcggtcctactgtaaccttcttttgCTTTCTTTATAAAAGTGGCTGTAACTTCTtcaactgaaagaattctttctggttgtgcCTTTCtgtttctcccattattattgttatttcactaccatacactaatttgtggtcgttattgttctttttttttacgcaccttacattctttatctGTTCCCGTTCTCATTGTTATGGTGTGGTGCATATGTGTCTTGTGCCCCcttgtaacaatatttatgtgttcaaataaaataaaataagaataaatagcTAACATGTTTCAAAGTTCATTATGATGATACatgtatacttattttttattattttgtgacAAGTTAATATATACCTTTAAGTATTAGATTTATCTTGTTAGATTAGGGTTTTTCTCTATGTCAAAAACCAGTTGTATTCAGTTGTTATGATTTATTTTCGTATTTTCccgtaaattataattatagttATTCAATGTCGAAATATAATCGTTTTTAAATTTCACCTCATAGCTCACTGGTATAATACAATCCATGGTAGACGATCAACCGGATTTACCGACTGTACTCAAAGTAAGCAGACGTAAATATATATACTCACAAGTCACATATTCATATACCTGAATTCCAGTCAAATTTTAAACTTAACAGTTGTTGATGCTACCTGGTTACGCAAACCGAAGTAGATAGAGCAGGGTTCGAACCTGAGGCTTAGTTGCTAAGATTGAAGCCCCTTTAACCACTGAGCTAcctctccatatatatatatatatatatatatatatatatatatatatatatatatatatatatatatatagaattttattttaataaaactaatgaaaCCACGAAAATTAATTGTAATGCTTCCATTTTCTGATGGTTGAATATTTGTGCTTAGCATAAATGTCGTTAATGTTAGTAAGAAATCATGTGTTTATGCTATTTGTTGTTTATTCGATAAACTATATATTTTTCTATCTTTAAGACATAATTAGGCAGTAGTTTATATTTCCATCTTGTCAAAAATAAGGTTGTCAGAATAAAATCTTATGTTTGGTCATATCATAATGATTTTTGTAATTTACCTTAGTTAAAAAACCACTAGTTACTAGGAGACACTAAAAAGCTGTTTTTTCGTAGTATTGAATTCCTGAATAGTATGCACTCACGACTCCACCGTGGATCGAACCCAAGAACTTTAGGTCTCTTAGCAAATCCTTGACCTTCAAATCACTGACTTGGCATCCAATAATTTATATGTTAGTTGCAATCAATTTGCGATATTTTTTACTGCTGTTGGTGATATTTGTGGTTGTATAACTcagatcagtttgtgatgtaaactatgagaTTCAACAATTTCTTGAACACCTCATAATATGACTAATCGATgtatcatttcttttttttcagacGTTTGATTCATTTTTAGATGAGAATAATTTAAAGATAATTCCGTATCAATTTGCTTTTGTGACGTGTGGTGACTGCGATTTAAAAACAGTGTAAGCGACATAACGTTTTTTGGTAAATTGTCATAAGACATTTCAGATAGTATTCAAATGTAATATTTTAAATCTAAAAATTTCTACACTGATACATCAAACAACTAGAAACAGTAAAAACGGAATTTATCTATGTTGTTAATTCAATAAATACACTGAGTTACATGAAAGTTTCAAGGGAACTTAGAAAATACTTTCAGggaatttgtaaaatattgacGGCTGTTACAGAAATAGTACACTTAGGAAAACGTCTTTCAAAATGGATCATTTTCTCCAGAGAGGTCTTTGAAGAGTGCAAGGATATTACAAACCTTTAAACTGATTAAATGAATTTACAAAAAATTATGCTTATTATTCTAGCTAAACGTTTGGTGTTCAGAAAAAACATGAAACGATTAAGGCAGTTGAAAACCCGACTTCTAAGAACTTCAAGTGGTATCACGAAAAGAGTAAAGGGAAGATATATACGTTTGTAGCTACAAATGAGAAAAGGTTTAAACGACCTTACATTGATTAGCTTTGGATTTCTTAATatagatttttttattatctcaatttgtgtatttatttgataatatttGTACATATCACATAGAATTTTATTTGCATTGCATATGATGTTGAACACCTGTAAGTCAATTTGTAGTTTTACGAGATAGGTAGGTTTTTTTCAAGCTGCATATTCGATTGGTTGCCTCATATTTCACTCATTAGTTATGTATTTCTCATCTGT from Schistosoma haematobium chromosome ZW, whole genome shotgun sequence includes:
- the ERI3_1 gene encoding ERI1 exoribonuclease 3 (EggNog:ENOG410VBIM~COG:L) — encoded protein: MKNVQKFAYFMVLDFEATCEQDRKIPVAEIIEFPVLMINASTLQTEAIFHRYVRPTVNPTLSDFCTELTGIIQSMVDDQPDLPTVLKTFDSFLDENNLKIIPYQFAFVTCGDCDLKTV